In Betta splendens chromosome 3, fBetSpl5.4, whole genome shotgun sequence, the genomic window GGGCATCTGCAAAGAGCAGATGGACTTGTTGGTGAACATGACGTCAGGACTTGTCTGAAGTATGTGGCATGTGTCAGAAAAATAAGCCACAGCATCCTCAACAGGCGTCAAGGTGAAGCGATAGAGCTGCTTTGTTTCGTCTCTGTTCACCAGGTTTAATTTGTTAAATTCTGGGTTGACAAGCTTAGGTTTTCTGCTCGTCTTCtccagcacccacaggcccccCTGGTCAATAAGACGGAAGATGCCCGCTGCCTGAGGTTGGTCCTTTCCAGAGACCAGCTCCAGAGGCTCCCACACTTGGGAAGACACTCCATAGCTGACATCTGCTATGTAAGACTTTCCATCGATGACCACCTTGCTCACAAGGTGAGTGTCCTTTGGCCCATAGTCATTGACAGAGGTGCGGAAAACTCTGCAGGCCAGGGTCACAGTGTCGTAGCCCATTTCTCTCAGAACCCAACCAAGCAGAAGGTTTATCTCCATACACCAACCCCCACGATTGTTCCTCACAACCTTGTTGAAAATCATCTCCAGGTCCATAGTGATCTTCTCACCACAGTGAACACTGAGGTTTTCAAATGGAACTGACATGACGTGTTGCTTGTGGATCAGCTTCAGGGTTGCAAGATCCGGTTTGCTGTAGGAGCCATGGAAACCAATCCTCTTGAAGTACTCATCCAAATTCATCTTTCCTGGAAAATACAGTGCTTTAAagcaaacttaaaaaaataccACTTTGTTTTGTTCACTAACATACAGATTGACAAATGATCAAATGTCACAAATGGTCCTCAAATAAGGACAATGCTCCGtatacgttctaacagtttgatttccccaccagagtaaaaacTGGGAGAACGAGAAAACGAGTCGTTTAAATTCCGTTTGTCACTTATATAacgagaaacgagaaaacggtccgtgtacgttttaac contains:
- the LOC121201626 gene encoding arylamine N-acetyltransferase, pineal gland isozyme NAT-10-like; protein product: MKGKMNLDEYFKRIGFHGSYSKPDLATLKLIHKQHVMSVPFENLSVHCGEKITMDLEMIFNKVVRNNRGGWCMEINLLLGWVLREMGYDTVTLACRVFRTSVNDYGPKDTHLVSKVVIDGKSYIADVSYGVSSQVWEPLELVSGKDQPQAAGIFRLIDQGGLWVLEKTSRKPKLVNPEFNKLNLVNRDETKQLYRFTLTPVEDAVAYFSDTCHILQTSPDVMFTNKSICSLQMPTGFRALFGWTYSEVTYKPEEGIDVFDMRNISDDEIDHILMEKFNIKLQNKLRPVNNTICYTL